A segment of the Candidatus Hydrogenedens sp. genome:
CAAAAAACCTTTCTCAATCAGATTATTTAATGCGGAACCGAAATCTGCCTCAATATGAGTGGAAAATCTATTAAAGTAACTTTTTTCATGTATTCCTTCGGAAAGTCTAAAATGTTGAATTAAAGTTTCTAATTTTATTTCGTTATCAGATAAGTAATCCATCTCTTCTTTCTTACCTGGGTATTTTATATATTCATCTATCGTTGAGATATTGGCACATCGTAAATTACCTAAAAATGAGAATGCCCCTGTTCCTATACCTAAATAATATTCATTATGCCAGTATATTAAATTATGGATACATTGATAATTTTTTTTGGCGAAATTAGAAATCTCATAGTGTTCGTAATCATTTGAATTTAAATATATTTCAGCATATTTATATAAATCAAGACAAAAATCATCATCAGGTTTGTCTTTTAACTTCTTTTCATACAAGGGGGTTCCTTTCTCGAATGTTAAATTATAAGTTGATATATGTGAAGGACTTAACTCTACAGCAGTTCTTAAG
Coding sequences within it:
- a CDS encoding coproporphyrinogen III oxidase family protein, yielding GVNRVSIGIQTFFDDELEYLGRRHNAKRAIDACKIISNYFENWSLDLIFGIPFQTKERWKENLRTAVELSPSHISTYNLTFEKGTPLYEKKLKDKPDDDFCLDLYKYAEIYLNSNDYEHYEISNFAKKNYQCIHNLIYWHNEYYLGIGTGAFSFLGNLRCANISTIDEYIKYPGKKEEMDYLSDNEIKLETLIQHFRLSEGIHEKSYFNRFSTHIEADFGSALNNLIEKGFLEYNQGIYKPTAKGFYLNNEIGRQLIDCIR